One Amaranthus tricolor cultivar Red isolate AtriRed21 chromosome 1, ASM2621246v1, whole genome shotgun sequence DNA window includes the following coding sequences:
- the LOC130820824 gene encoding uncharacterized protein LOC130820824, producing MSRCFPFPPPGYERKTKADHSDLLKKEKSKEKKHKKEKKDKEKKEGKEKREKERSDEKHREKKDKKEKSRDKRKDREKDRAEKHKSDSLLSGEKKVAGSIESHASNISKSKEREDNKYAISAEKKAAVVSGVRNGMPPSKNNYHVSGFHSFDNIPDLGRKNMDEDRRTTNHIPPDKNVAERKIDAGIKLDARSGMSLQDAKDRTKEKPVLDGRMDGLGVLGDARSSDSPLVPHSFRLFPNSVGVLPYSGMVQNRNEGTPKPLEKKMEHKMDGKEKVREKEGHDRKGDRRKEKDREKPVLKDRDRDKDKEKKKEETPKVKHLQVTRIKDGNENHMKSSAKDGFKKDILSVQSVGLHNITKDINHHAASVNNNPRKRKDPGQNGIYDEHITGPNKLARKAPPHPLTENGRSLEPCQNSSAAFLPGTQRSPMHIKVGPNMPHDDTLQQSMDMEMERNLTHGHAQRPRMKIKVDGKECKINGTVAESCRETTAKVERKPDAPAKPSPHPDTKYLSQILSVPKLDEPDYDVEEWLFNSNSSSTREPEVEPSGIDETLQVWARALWLKPIDVYALPYVIPH from the exons ATGTCGCGTTGCTTTCCGTTCCCTCCCCCGGGATATGAAAGGAAGACTAAAGCGGATCATTCTGACTTACTAAAAAAG GAAAAGAGTAAAGaaaaaaagcacaaaaaggagaagaaagacAAGGAGAAGAAAGAAGGCAAAGAAAAACGTGAGAAAGAAAGAAGTGATGAAAAACACAGAGAGAAGAAAGACAAAAAGGAGAAAAGCAGAGACAAAAGGAAAGACAGGGAGAAGGACCGAGCTGAGAAACATAAAAGCGACTCCTTGCTTTCTGGCGAGAAGAAGGTTGCGGGGTCCATTGAGAGCCATGCTTCTAATATCTCTAAGAGCAAGGAGAGGGAAGATAACAAATATGCTATCTCAGCTGAGAAGAAAGCTGCCGTGGTATCTGGCGTTCGCAATGGGATGCCGCCTAGTAAGAATAATTACCATGTTTCTGGGTTTCATAGTTTTGACAATATCCCAGATTTGGGTCGGAAGAACATGGATGAAGACAGGAGAACAACAAATCATATTCCTCCTGATAAGAATGTTGCTGAGAGAAAGATAGATGCAGGAATTAAGCTGGATGCAAGGAGTGGAATGTCTCTCCAGGACGCAAAGGACAGGACCAAGGAGAAACCAGTTCTTGATGGAAGGATGGATGGACTTGGTGTTCTTGGGGATGCTAGATCTAGTGATAGTCCTCTGGTTCCACATTCTTTTAGGTTGTTTCCTAATTCTGTTGGAGTGCTTCCGTATTCTGGAATGGTTCAAAACAGAAATGAAGGAACTCCCAAACCTTTGGAGAAGAAGATGGAACACAAAATGGACggaaaagaaaaagttagaGAGAAAGAAGGTCATGATAGAAAAGGAGATAGGAGAAAGGAAAAAGATAGAGAGAAACCAGTTCTCAAGGACAGGGACAGGGACAAAgacaaagagaagaagaaagaggAGACACCTAAAGTGAAGCACTTGCAAGTGACAAGAATTAAAGATGGCAATGAGAATCACATGAAGTCCAGTGCAAAGGATGGATTCAAAAAGGATATTTTGAGTGTCCAGAGTGTTGGGTTGCATAACATAACAAAGGATATCAATCACCATGCTGCTTCCGTGAATAACAATCCTAGGAAACGAAAGGACCCTGGGCAAAATGGAATTTATGATG AACATATCACTGGGCCTAATAAGCTGGCAAGAAAGGCTCCTCCCCATCCGTTGACCGAAAATGGAAGGAGCCTGGAGCCTTGCCAGAATTCTTCTGCTGCATTTCTTCCTGGCACACAGAGGTCACCCATGCATATTAAAGTAGGACCTAATATGCCTCACGATGATACACTGCAGCAATCCATGGATATGGAAATGGAACGTAATCTTACTCACGGACATGCACAGAGGCCACGCATGAAAATTAAAGTTGATGGAAAGGAATGCAAGATCAACGGCACAGTTGCCGAGTCTTGTCGAGAAACAACTGCAAAAGTAGAACGAAAGCCTGATGCTCCTGCAAAGCCTTCACCTCATCCAGATACCAAGTATCTGAGCCAGATACTTTCAGTACCTAAACTTGATGAACCTGATTATGATGTTGAAGAGTGGCTGTTCAACAGCAATAGCTCCTCGACAAGGGAACCGGAGGTTGAACCATCTGGTATTGATGAGACACTGCAGGTATGGGCAAGAGCATTGTGGTTAAAGCCAATAGATGTTTATGCTTTGCCATATGTTATTCCTCATTGA